Proteins encoded in a region of the Paenibacillus sp. W2I17 genome:
- a CDS encoding response regulator, producing the protein MFRILITDDEPMIRMGLAKMIEQAGLFDCEIRQAAHGEEALQVVKDFRPHILFTDIRMPTMDGIELCRRLSEQGSTMRIIVVSGYSDFEYARACMDYGVKRYLLKPVGRQELHELLLKLLASEEDKPKVSLVPVRELNDWAMRLEEAIWELRQSDVTELLAAWSGRYPAYALMPEQTAELFQELLELIVARMNARGNGTMSTSSRIIVSASSEECFEALGNEIHTLMKTIKEKRSGKRKHPVEEAKAYLEKHLRREVSLDEIATKLGLNPSYFSQLFKQTTGQTFIQYRIRSKMELAKRMLEQPGNRITDISYEVGYADHPHFTKTFKKITGLTPSEYRSKLGIE; encoded by the coding sequence ATGTTCAGAATCTTGATTACGGACGATGAACCGATGATTCGGATGGGTCTGGCGAAGATGATTGAGCAAGCAGGTCTGTTCGATTGTGAGATCCGGCAGGCGGCGCATGGGGAGGAGGCCCTTCAGGTGGTGAAGGACTTTCGACCACACATCCTGTTCACGGATATTCGCATGCCAACGATGGATGGCATTGAGTTGTGCCGACGTTTATCCGAGCAAGGCAGTACGATGCGCATTATTGTAGTCTCCGGTTATTCAGACTTTGAATATGCAAGAGCCTGTATGGATTATGGGGTAAAGCGATATCTGCTCAAGCCAGTGGGACGACAGGAGCTTCATGAACTGCTGCTCAAATTGCTGGCATCCGAAGAGGATAAACCTAAGGTATCCCTTGTACCCGTGAGGGAGCTGAATGATTGGGCCATGCGTCTGGAAGAGGCTATATGGGAGTTAAGGCAATCCGATGTGACGGAGCTGCTCGCAGCATGGTCTGGTCGTTATCCGGCATATGCCCTGATGCCTGAGCAGACAGCGGAGCTTTTTCAGGAATTATTGGAATTGATTGTGGCCCGCATGAACGCCCGTGGCAACGGAACGATGAGTACGTCCAGTAGGATAATTGTAAGCGCTTCCTCAGAGGAGTGCTTCGAGGCTCTGGGCAACGAGATCCACACGTTAATGAAGACGATCAAGGAAAAACGCAGTGGCAAGCGCAAGCATCCAGTGGAAGAAGCAAAAGCCTATCTGGAGAAGCACTTGCGCCGTGAAGTTTCACTGGACGAGATTGCTACCAAGTTGGGCCTGAACCCGTCCTACTTCAGCCAGCTGTTCAAGCAGACGACAGGTCAGACCTTTATCCAATACCGGATACGCAGCAAAATGGAACTGGCCAAACGCATGCTGGAACAGCCGGGCAACCGGATTACGGATATATCCTACGAAGTGGGGTATGCGGATCATCCCCATTTTACCAAGACATTCAAGAAAATTACCGGACTGACCCCGTCCGAATACCGCAGTAAGTTGGGCATTGAATGA
- a CDS encoding methyl-accepting chemotaxis protein translates to MPFFIKNLVISFGSIMLIGVILITAAYQLQKNILVEQLHDQATVITQKWYDDLDTAKVAEAAKEKSYSGPVQLEMKTYLDSIHEFYPNIAQAYIFGSELEEGNGTSIIAIPTNLLEPFEEGNLPAGAMYPLPQNNVVVLEQMKKDGKPAFSDFYTDEYGTWTTLIYPINNADGSMYAALYFDVDASAVPKGLNKLLTYGLMFLIGFLILFMVLQFILLKRTLLPIRNLMKGIEEVSTGNLDVTIDTGRDDLGVINEKFNAMIHRFNTTIYKVQNTSHHLSESSKQLLGISEKNNVNIQSISTNIREISTGLVSQDKATVENARAMTEMSTVVQTIASSSADVADEALSMEQRSSTGNVVMQQVIEQMRLISGAVQNTSNSIQSLENNSNQISNIVNVITEIAGQTNLLALNASIEAARAGEEGRGFAVVAGEVRNLAEQSQESAKQIRQLIEEIQRDIMQSSEAMQLGSKEVTKGLEVTQETGVFFENILTATNKVANQIQDISSSTEEISASTQEMSATADELSANVSKAASSSKQIEQSIDEQEASMAAIVSASDELSVVSEQLQELISFFKVRAE, encoded by the coding sequence ATGCCTTTCTTCATCAAAAATTTGGTGATTTCATTCGGCAGCATCATGTTGATCGGTGTAATCCTGATTACTGCCGCGTATCAATTGCAAAAAAATATCTTGGTTGAACAGTTGCACGACCAGGCTACCGTCATCACCCAGAAATGGTACGATGATCTCGACACTGCCAAAGTGGCAGAAGCGGCTAAGGAAAAAAGCTACTCCGGTCCTGTACAGCTGGAAATGAAAACTTATCTCGATTCCATCCATGAATTCTATCCAAACATCGCGCAAGCGTACATTTTTGGTTCAGAACTTGAGGAAGGAAACGGAACGTCCATCATCGCGATTCCAACAAACCTGTTGGAACCATTCGAGGAGGGTAATCTGCCTGCAGGTGCCATGTACCCGCTGCCTCAGAATAACGTCGTAGTGCTGGAACAGATGAAAAAGGACGGAAAGCCTGCCTTCAGTGATTTCTACACGGATGAGTACGGAACTTGGACCACTCTGATCTATCCGATTAATAACGCAGATGGCTCCATGTACGCTGCTCTTTACTTCGATGTAGATGCAAGTGCCGTTCCAAAAGGCCTGAACAAACTGCTTACGTACGGTTTGATGTTCCTGATCGGTTTCTTGATCCTGTTCATGGTGTTGCAATTCATTTTGCTGAAAAGAACGTTGCTTCCGATCCGCAATCTGATGAAAGGTATCGAAGAAGTCAGCACGGGTAATCTGGACGTAACCATCGATACCGGACGAGATGATCTGGGTGTCATCAACGAGAAGTTCAATGCGATGATCCATCGCTTCAATACAACCATCTATAAAGTACAGAATACTTCACATCACCTCTCGGAATCTTCCAAACAACTACTGGGCATTTCCGAGAAAAATAATGTGAACATTCAATCCATCAGCACCAATATTCGAGAAATATCTACTGGACTGGTGTCACAAGACAAAGCCACTGTGGAGAACGCACGTGCCATGACAGAGATGTCAACGGTAGTGCAGACAATCGCCAGCAGCTCAGCCGATGTGGCAGATGAAGCACTCAGCATGGAGCAGCGCTCCAGCACAGGTAATGTGGTGATGCAACAAGTCATTGAACAGATGCGCCTGATCTCCGGTGCGGTGCAAAATACATCAAACTCGATTCAGTCTTTGGAAAATAACTCGAACCAGATTAGCAACATTGTTAACGTAATCACAGAGATTGCCGGACAAACCAACTTGCTTGCACTTAACGCTTCAATCGAGGCAGCCCGTGCAGGTGAAGAAGGAAGAGGTTTTGCGGTGGTTGCAGGCGAGGTACGTAACCTGGCAGAACAATCGCAGGAATCAGCGAAGCAAATTCGACAGTTAATTGAAGAAATTCAACGGGATATCATGCAGTCTTCCGAAGCGATGCAGTTGGGTTCCAAGGAAGTTACCAAAGGCTTGGAAGTTACCCAAGAGACTGGTGTATTCTTCGAGAATATTCTGACTGCTACGAATAAAGTTGCAAACCAGATTCAGGATATCTCCAGTTCTACTGAAGAAATCTCGGCAAGCACACAGGAAATGTCTGCCACGGCCGATGAACTGTCTGCCAATGTCAGCAAAGCAGCAAGCAGCAGTAAACAAATTGAGCAGTCAATTGATGAGCAGGAAGCCTCCATGGCAGCCATTGTGAGTGCCTCCGATGAGCTCTCGGTTGTATCCGAGCAACTGCAAGAACTGATCTCATTCTTTAAAGTACGCGCAGAATAG
- a CDS encoding tautomerase family protein — MPEITIRLYEGRTDEQKQEIVEVFTRELSRIIDREPDYISIEFNEIPWDENVPDNLRSTQSQKQGGEKT; from the coding sequence ATGCCAGAAATTACGATCAGGCTGTATGAAGGCAGGACGGATGAGCAAAAGCAGGAGATAGTGGAGGTGTTCACACGCGAGCTCTCGCGTATTATCGATCGTGAGCCGGATTACATTTCCATCGAATTCAATGAAATCCCATGGGACGAGAACGTTCCTGATAACTTGAGAAGCACGCAATCACAGAAGCAGGGAGGGGAGAAGACGTGA
- a CDS encoding carbohydrate ABC transporter permease, with product MRTPSVRYRIFRIGNLVFLTLLSLTMILPFINVLAQSLSSSEAIMGGKVSFWPVAFTWINYEYVFGDAAFWRAFAVSVGVTLVGTLVNLAATASLAYPVSRPEYKGRSLVVMFVLVTVVFSAPLIPNFILMKELHLVNNPLVLIVPGAINAFNFFVMRSFFSQLPGELIDAARIDGCGEFGIIWRIVIPLSKPAMASLGIFYAVGHWNAYSTALYYLNDPAWWPIQVTLKKLFESDDISVDPGSAVYSTLAHTSPEGIKMATIIIATLPIIIIYPFLQKHFVKGIMVGSVKS from the coding sequence ATGCGTACCCCCAGTGTCCGTTACCGTATATTTCGCATTGGAAATCTCGTTTTTCTTACGCTGCTCTCGTTGACGATGATTCTGCCTTTCATTAATGTGCTGGCCCAATCACTTAGCAGTTCGGAAGCGATCATGGGCGGAAAGGTTAGCTTCTGGCCAGTAGCTTTTACCTGGATCAATTATGAATATGTATTCGGCGATGCTGCCTTCTGGCGGGCCTTTGCGGTATCGGTTGGGGTAACGTTAGTGGGTACGCTGGTCAATCTCGCCGCAACGGCATCACTCGCGTATCCCGTGTCACGTCCAGAGTACAAGGGTCGCTCTCTAGTTGTCATGTTTGTCCTGGTGACCGTCGTATTCTCGGCGCCGCTCATTCCGAACTTTATCCTGATGAAGGAGCTGCATCTGGTTAACAATCCACTGGTGCTGATTGTGCCAGGAGCGATTAACGCCTTTAACTTTTTCGTCATGCGTTCGTTCTTCTCACAGCTGCCGGGTGAACTGATCGATGCCGCCCGCATCGATGGCTGTGGAGAGTTTGGCATCATCTGGCGTATCGTTATTCCATTATCCAAACCGGCTATGGCATCACTCGGCATTTTCTATGCGGTGGGCCACTGGAATGCGTATTCCACCGCGCTTTATTATCTGAATGATCCGGCCTGGTGGCCGATCCAGGTCACACTTAAGAAGCTGTTTGAGAGTGACGATATTTCCGTCGATCCGGGTTCTGCCGTCTATAGCACCCTTGCACATACATCGCCGGAAGGCATCAAAATGGCGACCATCATCATCGCCACCTTGCCAATCATTATCATTTACCCTTTCCTGCAAAAGCATTTTGTAAAAGGAATCATGGTCGGCTCCGTCAAATCTTAA
- a CDS encoding TetR/AcrR family transcriptional regulator, producing the protein MKTIDRRQQVMDSAEKSFALFGYKATTMEQVARLANVGKGTIYTFFENKEELFSEILRSIIADMRQITEQTVKEENSFLDNVHMSMDSLLEYREEHELLIKLFQEVSEFGTPQAKEGLQKVETAILEYLERQVSRAMELEQIRRDDPKLVSFVLLKLYVTLTSDWNKAHPTLHKDQIKDFVGLFLKNGLSPT; encoded by the coding sequence ATGAAAACGATAGATCGAAGGCAACAGGTGATGGACTCTGCCGAGAAATCCTTTGCCCTGTTTGGTTACAAGGCCACAACGATGGAGCAGGTTGCGAGACTTGCCAATGTGGGCAAGGGAACGATCTATACTTTTTTCGAAAATAAAGAAGAACTGTTCAGCGAGATTTTGCGCTCAATCATTGCGGATATGAGACAGATTACAGAGCAGACGGTGAAGGAAGAGAATTCGTTTCTGGATAACGTGCATATGAGTATGGATTCTTTGCTGGAGTATCGGGAGGAACATGAGCTGTTGATCAAGCTCTTTCAGGAGGTTAGCGAGTTCGGTACACCACAGGCCAAAGAAGGTCTACAAAAAGTGGAGACAGCCATTCTCGAATATTTGGAGCGTCAAGTGAGCCGTGCCATGGAATTAGAGCAGATTCGCAGAGATGATCCCAAGCTGGTTTCTTTTGTCCTGCTGAAGCTGTATGTCACCTTAACCTCAGATTGGAACAAAGCGCATCCTACGTTGCACAAAGATCAGATCAAGGATTTTGTGGGCCTCTTTCTCAAGAATGGCTTATCCCCCACCTAG
- a CDS encoding sugar ABC transporter permease, which translates to MGVRLGDAGRYLWRYRILYLLSLPGILYFFLFKYVPLFGSVIAFQNYNIFKGITGSDWVGLEHFQKMFSHYDFLRILNNTLLLGLYDLVIAFPVPILLAILLNEVRMIVFKRLLQTIVYMPHFLSWVVISGIFMGIFSMDAGVVNKALGFLGMQPIYFLGEDSYIRSILIGSGIWRDSGYGTIIFLAAIAGINPDLYEAAEVDGAGRLKQIWSITLPSLLPTIMILLLLHIGKFLDLGFERVFVFLNPLNLESGEILDTYIYKAGLLSQQYSYTTAIGLFKSVVGLMLILLGNFFSKKTTGESLY; encoded by the coding sequence CTGGGCGTTCGGCTCGGAGATGCGGGACGTTATCTGTGGCGATATCGGATACTATATCTACTCTCCTTACCGGGTATCCTGTATTTTTTCCTCTTCAAATATGTACCTTTATTCGGTTCAGTGATTGCCTTTCAGAACTACAACATTTTCAAAGGCATCACCGGAAGTGATTGGGTAGGTCTGGAGCATTTCCAGAAGATGTTCAGTCATTATGATTTTTTAAGAATTCTCAATAACACACTTCTTCTTGGATTATATGATCTGGTGATTGCATTCCCGGTACCGATCTTACTGGCAATTCTGCTGAATGAAGTACGGATGATTGTGTTTAAGCGTTTGCTGCAAACGATTGTATACATGCCTCACTTTCTGTCCTGGGTCGTCATTAGTGGTATCTTCATGGGTATTTTCTCAATGGATGCCGGAGTGGTGAACAAGGCACTTGGATTTCTGGGCATGCAGCCGATCTACTTCCTTGGAGAAGACTCGTACATTCGTTCTATTCTGATCGGTTCGGGGATCTGGCGTGACTCCGGGTACGGAACGATTATTTTCCTGGCTGCCATTGCGGGCATCAATCCCGATCTGTATGAGGCGGCAGAGGTGGACGGAGCTGGACGTTTGAAGCAAATATGGTCGATTACCCTGCCATCCTTGCTGCCAACGATTATGATTTTGTTGCTGCTGCACATCGGGAAGTTCCTTGATCTGGGCTTTGAGCGTGTGTTTGTATTCCTCAATCCGCTCAATCTGGAGTCTGGCGAGATTCTCGATACGTACATCTACAAAGCCGGGCTTCTCTCACAGCAATACAGCTATACAACAGCCATCGGGTTGTTCAAGTCGGTCGTGGGCTTGATGCTTATTCTACTCGGTAACTTCTTTAGCAAAAAAACAACCGGCGAAAGCCTGTATTAG